From one Mycolicibacterium sp. HK-90 genomic stretch:
- a CDS encoding phosphotransferase, translating to MTAALADHHPGAVVDCVTVDMRDDGTNRRARLSVTYKPGPSGPCTVFAKAVDPGHKEMIKYTSGLLHEPRLFNSKVDLPLEHPTVYAAPIDEGDEDFVLVMEDLTARSADPRDATRPLTVEQAAHGVRGLARLHGAFWGERVRRPGLEWLEPFVPWDGMQWAPLPAALERLGDDAPASVHALTIDHLVEGIWKPFIHTLTSSGASQTLLHGDPHIGNTYVLRDGDVGFLDWQVARRGNFSLDLGYFLQGALTTEDRRVAERQLLEEYRDTLGLPAGELPSPEEIWLRYRASVAHGLMTWLATASAGELWQRPDIALALAQRYSAAYEDLQTAQALADLVD from the coding sequence ATGACGGCGGCGCTGGCCGACCACCACCCGGGCGCGGTGGTCGACTGCGTGACCGTCGACATGCGCGATGACGGCACCAACCGTCGGGCGCGGCTGTCGGTCACCTACAAGCCCGGGCCGAGCGGACCTTGCACGGTGTTCGCCAAGGCCGTCGACCCCGGCCACAAGGAGATGATCAAGTACACCAGCGGCCTGTTGCACGAGCCGCGGCTGTTCAACTCGAAAGTCGACCTGCCGCTGGAACATCCAACGGTCTACGCCGCGCCGATCGACGAGGGCGACGAGGACTTCGTGTTGGTCATGGAAGACCTCACGGCCCGTTCGGCTGACCCGCGGGATGCCACCCGGCCGCTGACGGTGGAGCAGGCCGCTCACGGAGTGCGCGGCCTGGCCCGGCTGCACGGCGCCTTCTGGGGCGAGCGGGTGCGGCGTCCCGGTCTGGAGTGGTTGGAGCCGTTCGTGCCGTGGGACGGCATGCAGTGGGCGCCCCTGCCCGCAGCGCTGGAACGCCTCGGCGACGACGCACCCGCCTCGGTTCACGCGCTGACCATCGACCATCTGGTGGAAGGCATCTGGAAACCGTTCATCCACACCCTCACCTCGTCGGGCGCCTCCCAGACGCTGTTGCACGGTGATCCGCACATCGGCAACACCTACGTGCTGCGCGACGGCGATGTCGGCTTCCTGGATTGGCAAGTGGCCCGGCGCGGCAACTTCTCCCTCGATCTCGGCTATTTCCTGCAGGGCGCGTTGACCACCGAGGATCGCCGGGTGGCCGAGCGTCAGTTGCTCGAGGAATACCGGGACACGCTCGGATTGCCGGCCGGCGAACTGCCCTCGCCCGAGGAGATCTGGCTGCGGTACCGGGCATCGGTGGCACACGGCCTGATGACCTGGCTGGCAACGGCCAGCGCGGGGGAGTTGTGGCAACGTCCCGACATCGCACTTGCCCTGGCGCAGCGGTACTCGGCGGCGTACGAGGACCTGCAGACCGCGCAGGCGCTGGCCGATCTCGTCGATTAG
- a CDS encoding nitroreductase family deazaflavin-dependent oxidoreductase, with protein MKLPWYIKPGNKAIVALSRLGLRFGAKGPVILTVTGRKSGKPRATPVTPMFVDGKQYVAAAPEAAWIANVRADQAATLSRGRRVEQVRMVELSDEDARPLLRLVPSLIPGWVGFLRQGGLVTDGGPDEFEALLGRMPIFRVEPASAR; from the coding sequence GTGAAGCTGCCCTGGTACATCAAGCCCGGCAACAAGGCCATCGTCGCGCTGTCCCGGCTCGGACTCCGCTTCGGCGCAAAGGGTCCCGTGATCCTCACGGTCACCGGACGCAAATCCGGGAAACCCCGCGCGACACCAGTCACCCCGATGTTCGTCGATGGCAAGCAATACGTCGCTGCGGCACCGGAGGCGGCGTGGATCGCAAATGTGCGCGCCGACCAGGCCGCGACACTGAGCCGGGGCCGTCGAGTCGAGCAGGTACGGATGGTCGAACTTTCCGACGAGGACGCCAGGCCACTGCTTCGCCTGGTGCCCAGCCTGATTCCCGGCTGGGTCGGCTTTCTTCGCCAGGGCGGACTGGTGACCGACGGTGGCCCCGACGAGTTCGAGGCGCTACTGGGGCGGATGCCCATCTTCCGGGTGGAACCCGCATCCGCTCGATGA
- a CDS encoding SDR family NAD(P)-dependent oxidoreductase produces MTGVVVTGAASGIGRASAEALIADGRQVSLWDIAPEVKSVAENLGMPWAVVDVCDTGAMAAAVEEAAQALDGIDGLVHAAGRVIPEPVGAYTEESWDAVLDVNLRAQALLVQLLLPHLEKSARDGGSPAVVGISSIEGLAANPFIPAYCASKAGLLGMTRSMAAQLGPSGIRVNAVCPGFIHTPMLQIALDVEEIRASFEQAAPLGRLGQPDEIGAAVAFLMSPKASFITGTQLVVDGGVTSRHA; encoded by the coding sequence ATGACAGGTGTGGTGGTGACGGGTGCAGCGTCGGGGATCGGCCGGGCCAGCGCGGAGGCGCTGATTGCCGACGGTAGGCAGGTTTCGTTGTGGGACATCGCACCTGAGGTGAAGTCGGTGGCCGAGAACCTGGGCATGCCGTGGGCGGTGGTCGACGTGTGCGACACGGGCGCAATGGCGGCGGCGGTTGAGGAGGCGGCCCAGGCGCTCGACGGCATCGACGGGCTGGTGCACGCCGCGGGCCGGGTGATCCCCGAACCGGTCGGTGCCTACACCGAGGAATCGTGGGACGCGGTGCTCGACGTGAACCTGCGTGCCCAGGCGCTGTTGGTCCAGCTGCTGTTGCCGCACCTGGAGAAGTCCGCCCGCGACGGTGGATCGCCCGCGGTGGTCGGCATCTCGAGTATCGAAGGCCTGGCCGCCAACCCGTTCATCCCCGCTTATTGCGCGTCCAAGGCGGGTCTGCTCGGCATGACGCGGTCGATGGCTGCCCAGCTGGGCCCGTCGGGAATTCGCGTCAACGCGGTATGCCCGGGCTTCATCCACACCCCGATGCTGCAGATCGCGTTGGATGTCGAGGAGATCCGCGCGAGCTTCGAACAGGCCGCACCGTTGGGTCGGCTCGGGCAACCCGACGAGATCGGGGCCGCGGTGGCGTTCCTGATGTCGCCGAAGGCGTCCTTCATCACCGGCACGCAGCTGGTGGTGGACGGTGGAGTGACCAGCCGTCACGCATGA